One genomic window of Candidatus Didemnitutus sp. includes the following:
- a CDS encoding TCR/Tet family MFS transporter — MTSTSARSPAISFIFITMVLAIMGMGLLIPVLPQLIVKMQGDNETAGAHAYGVIVAVYALMQFIGSPILGSLSDRFGRRRIILIATAGSAIDYVIMANAPTLSWLFVARVVAGLTAGIMATANAYIVDVTPPEKRAGAFGMLGGAFGIGFIIGPLLGGVLGDINIRLPFWVAAGCAATNWVFGFFVLPESLKPENRRAFSWARANPVGALLALRQLPAVLALAWSYFLLMLAQMMLFSTWTLYTLHRYEWSMRTVGLSLMFSGLLMGIVQATLVRKIVPKLGDTRAVVVGFCISCCVQLCYGFASQGWMIFAIIVVGSLAGISGPALQSYITKHVPANEQGAVQGVLGGLQSLAGIPAPLIATWSFGWAISQDGAVHLPWIFSRADGAVTWLANHFLPRHPGIAFFEAAALVLCALMLTIRAFRKDHEPILHPAHS; from the coding sequence ATGACCTCCACGTCCGCCCGTTCGCCGGCGATCAGTTTCATCTTCATCACCATGGTCCTCGCGATCATGGGCATGGGATTGCTCATTCCCGTGCTGCCCCAGCTCATCGTGAAGATGCAGGGCGACAACGAAACTGCGGGCGCGCACGCCTACGGCGTCATCGTCGCGGTCTACGCGCTGATGCAGTTCATCGGTTCGCCGATTCTCGGATCGCTTTCGGACCGCTTCGGTCGGCGCCGCATCATCCTCATCGCCACGGCGGGCTCGGCGATCGACTACGTCATCATGGCCAACGCCCCGACGCTTTCCTGGTTGTTCGTGGCGCGTGTAGTCGCCGGCCTCACGGCGGGCATCATGGCCACGGCCAACGCCTACATCGTCGACGTGACGCCGCCGGAGAAACGCGCGGGCGCATTCGGCATGCTGGGCGGCGCGTTCGGCATCGGCTTCATCATCGGGCCGCTGCTCGGTGGTGTGCTGGGCGACATCAATATCCGCCTGCCATTCTGGGTCGCGGCGGGTTGCGCGGCGACGAACTGGGTGTTCGGCTTCTTCGTCTTGCCGGAATCGCTGAAGCCGGAGAATCGCCGCGCCTTTTCCTGGGCGCGCGCCAATCCCGTCGGCGCCCTGCTCGCGCTCCGACAGCTCCCGGCCGTGCTGGCGCTGGCTTGGAGTTATTTCCTGCTGATGCTTGCCCAGATGATGCTCTTCAGCACGTGGACGCTCTACACGCTGCATCGCTATGAGTGGAGCATGCGCACCGTCGGGCTCTCGCTGATGTTCTCGGGATTGCTGATGGGCATCGTGCAGGCGACGCTGGTGCGCAAGATCGTGCCCAAGCTGGGCGACACCCGCGCGGTCGTCGTGGGCTTCTGCATTTCGTGCTGCGTGCAGCTTTGCTACGGCTTTGCCAGCCAGGGCTGGATGATCTTCGCGATCATTGTGGTCGGTTCGCTCGCGGGCATCTCGGGGCCGGCGCTGCAGTCCTACATCACCAAGCACGTCCCGGCCAACGAGCAGGGCGCCGTGCAAGGTGTGCTCGGCGGCCTGCAAAGCCTCGCTGGCATCCCCGCGCCGCTCATCGCGACGTGGAGTTTCGGCTGGGCGATCTCGCAGGACGGTGCGGTGCATCTGCCGTGGATCTTCTCGCGTGCGGACGGGGCCGTCACGTGGCTCGCGAACCATTTCCTGCCGCGCCATCCTGGCATCGCCTTTTTCGAGGCCGCCGCGCTGGTGCTATGCGCGCTGATGCTGACGATCCGCGCGTTCCGCAAAGACCACGAACCCATCCTGCACCCGGCGCATTCCTGA
- a CDS encoding DUF1684 domain-containing protein, whose protein sequence is MALMRLPLAVLLASLFLGVAPLRADYAQEVAQWRRERVERLTAPDSWLALIGLHWLQVGDNSVGSAEDNTVRLAAGAPYLGTVRLTADGHATFLAAPASRTEVDGVAAGTHPVELRYGAAKPSLVSADSVSFFVIKRGEKIGLRVRNSESARRTGFLGIDYFETDPSWRIEAQWIAFEQPRMIPITNVLGQTSAMPVPGKAVFTRDGRTFELLPVLEGAGEPLFFIIADATSGTETYEASRFLYADAPKDGKIILDFNRAQNPPCAFTPFATCPLPPKENRLPIRVTAGEKVYRGEHH, encoded by the coding sequence ATGGCCCTCATGCGCCTGCCGCTCGCCGTCCTCCTCGCCTCGTTGTTTCTCGGCGTCGCGCCGCTGCGCGCCGATTATGCGCAGGAGGTCGCGCAATGGCGCCGCGAACGCGTGGAGCGACTCACTGCGCCCGACAGCTGGTTGGCGTTGATCGGCCTGCATTGGTTGCAAGTCGGCGACAACTCCGTCGGCTCCGCCGAGGACAACACCGTGCGCCTCGCCGCCGGTGCACCCTACCTCGGCACCGTGCGGCTGACGGCCGACGGACACGCGACGTTTCTCGCCGCCCCCGCGTCGCGCACGGAAGTCGATGGTGTCGCCGCCGGCACGCATCCCGTCGAGCTGCGCTACGGCGCCGCGAAGCCCTCTCTCGTCTCGGCTGACAGCGTCAGTTTCTTCGTGATCAAACGTGGCGAGAAAATCGGGCTCCGCGTGCGCAACAGCGAGAGCGCACGCCGCACCGGCTTCCTCGGCATCGACTATTTCGAGACCGACCCGAGCTGGCGCATCGAGGCGCAATGGATCGCGTTCGAGCAGCCGCGCATGATTCCGATCACGAACGTGCTCGGCCAGACCTCGGCGATGCCGGTGCCCGGCAAGGCGGTGTTCACCCGCGACGGCCGGACGTTCGAGCTGCTTCCGGTGCTCGAAGGCGCGGGCGAACCGCTGTTCTTCATAATCGCCGATGCAACCAGCGGCACGGAGACCTACGAAGCCTCGCGCTTCCTCTACGCCGACGCGCCGAAGGACGGAAAGATCATCCTCGATTTCAACCGCGCGCAAAATCCGCCGTGCGCCTTCACGCCCTTCGCCACCTGCCCGCTGCCGCCGAAGGAAAACCGCCTGCCGATCCGCGTGACCGCGGGCGAGAAGGTCTACCGCGGCGAGCACCACTGA
- a CDS encoding murein L,D-transpeptidase has translation MRRPLLCLALALAAALPAQEPPAAEEAPAEEAVATFEPRAPANLLEAQIELHRRGFSCGSIDGVRGAQTAAALRAFQRSQQLKETGELDKLTREALQLTEEPLGEHTLTAEELSSLHPVPDTWVGKSEMERLGYATALELVAERHRSNPKLIRQLNPEVNWDDLLPGAVLKVPNIGTVLLEGHAALLHVRLAERELEVTDPDGKLIAHFPVSIAKMVEKRPVGQLTIKVIIPDPNYTFDPAVFPESAEAQTLDHKLILSPGPNNPVGVAWIGLDRPGYGIHGTPEPEKVGRTESHGCFRLANWDARTLLALVEVGLPVIVEP, from the coding sequence ATGCGCCGCCCTCTCCTCTGCCTCGCTCTCGCGCTCGCCGCCGCACTCCCGGCGCAGGAGCCACCGGCCGCCGAAGAAGCTCCGGCGGAGGAAGCCGTCGCCACTTTCGAACCGCGCGCGCCCGCGAACCTGCTGGAAGCGCAAATAGAGCTGCATCGCCGCGGGTTTTCGTGCGGCTCGATCGACGGCGTGCGCGGCGCGCAAACCGCCGCGGCGTTGCGCGCGTTTCAACGCAGCCAGCAACTCAAGGAGACGGGCGAACTCGACAAGCTCACACGCGAGGCACTGCAATTGACCGAGGAGCCGCTCGGCGAGCACACGCTCACCGCCGAGGAGCTTTCATCGCTGCATCCGGTGCCCGACACCTGGGTCGGCAAATCCGAGATGGAACGCCTCGGCTACGCCACCGCGCTCGAACTCGTCGCCGAGCGCCACCGCTCGAACCCGAAACTGATCCGCCAGCTGAACCCGGAAGTGAACTGGGACGACTTGCTCCCGGGCGCCGTGCTGAAAGTGCCAAACATCGGCACCGTCCTCCTCGAAGGCCACGCCGCTCTCCTCCACGTGCGGCTCGCCGAGCGCGAACTCGAAGTGACCGACCCCGACGGGAAACTCATCGCGCATTTTCCCGTCTCGATCGCGAAGATGGTGGAGAAACGCCCTGTCGGACAGTTGACGATCAAGGTCATCATCCCCGATCCGAACTACACGTTTGATCCCGCAGTGTTCCCCGAATCGGCGGAAGCGCAGACGCTCGACCACAAATTGATTCTCTCACCCGGCCCGAACAATCCGGTGGGCGTCGCGTGGATCGGACTCGATCGTCCCGGCTACGGCATCCACGGCACGCCCGAACCGGAAAAGGTCGGCCGCACCGAATCGCATGGTTGTTTCCGCCTCGCGAACTGGGATGCACGCACGCTGCTCGCGCTCGTCGAGGTCGGTTTGCCGGTGATCGTCGAGCCCTAG
- a CDS encoding DEAD/DEAH box helicase gives MLRLLLPPNLPSAAPRDAIPVRLELDLKVEPPAAFVPALAILQRIGVTPQPVSFLQLTRAQLRELVNALVGEKVFFRLDRPNDALAWNGLALPGVSEHLTEKPAAPAPPPPPSKPKPKPVAPARDAPLAPMTVDGSEHYLAITLPARESVLHAPALEFLQTNRFVLDPLTRKWWLRDRHKVLNLLATHGAELRERFQAEFTPNYERNTAHLKTAAIAAEITEAGEAYDVALGLKAGAAPDAQIRAAVSTGRGYIEDNGTIYLVDRARLAQLEQAHRALAQEPAASPLGKRRIPKARVAEVSDLLEKIAPGFAAPETWRARSSALHHLSTLAPAPIPPWFAATLRPYQQLGVAWLWHLYRQQLGGILADEMGLGKTPQALALIAASRNATVGASLLATVEGREQARSHSVRTALPNLVVVPASLMENWRREAARFAPQLRTFVHHGAQRLAEKDFAALDLVLTSYGTLARDTALFESVEFDLVLADEAQHLKNRRTQAAQSLRALRGRGRFLLTGTPLENSLDDLRSLFEFLMPGFVPKLPPGLKRDERAFHDERLRAQTAPYILRRTKAAVAPELPPKIEQIIWCEPSSAQTQLYRRLQEDSERELIDLAAAGASENRLRLATLTQLLRLRQICCDPRLLQPAIPADDSAKLDAFRELLAESIDEGHRMLVFSQFTSLLALLRAELEAQGIAHCYLDGSMSAKARQAEVDRFQTSDDVPVFLISLKAGGTGLNLTAADVVVHYDPWWNPAAETQATDRTHRIGQTKVVTSYRLICAGTVEEKVMALQDAKRALLADVFEASDAAAARLNLADLRDLLK, from the coding sequence ATGCTCCGCCTCCTCCTGCCGCCGAACCTTCCCAGCGCCGCTCCACGCGACGCGATTCCGGTCCGGCTCGAGCTCGACTTGAAGGTGGAGCCGCCGGCGGCGTTCGTGCCCGCGCTCGCGATTCTCCAGCGCATCGGCGTCACGCCCCAGCCGGTCTCGTTCCTGCAACTCACCCGCGCGCAGCTCCGCGAACTCGTCAACGCGCTCGTCGGCGAGAAAGTCTTCTTCCGGCTCGACCGCCCAAACGACGCCCTGGCGTGGAACGGCCTCGCGCTGCCCGGCGTCAGCGAGCACCTCACTGAAAAACCCGCCGCACCCGCGCCACCGCCGCCGCCGTCCAAACCGAAGCCGAAACCGGTCGCGCCCGCGCGCGACGCGCCGCTCGCCCCGATGACCGTCGACGGCTCGGAGCACTACCTCGCCATCACCCTGCCCGCGCGCGAGTCGGTTCTCCACGCACCCGCGCTCGAATTTCTCCAAACCAACCGCTTCGTCCTCGATCCGCTCACGCGCAAGTGGTGGCTCCGCGATCGGCACAAGGTCCTCAACCTCCTCGCCACCCACGGTGCCGAGCTGCGCGAACGCTTCCAGGCCGAGTTCACGCCCAACTACGAGCGCAACACCGCCCACCTGAAAACCGCCGCCATCGCGGCCGAAATCACCGAAGCCGGCGAAGCCTACGACGTCGCGCTCGGCCTCAAGGCCGGCGCCGCGCCCGACGCCCAGATCCGCGCCGCTGTCTCGACCGGCCGCGGCTACATCGAGGACAACGGCACGATCTACCTCGTCGACCGCGCCAGGCTCGCGCAGCTCGAACAAGCCCACCGCGCCCTCGCCCAAGAGCCCGCCGCCTCCCCGCTCGGCAAGCGGCGCATCCCGAAGGCGCGCGTCGCGGAAGTCTCCGACCTCCTCGAAAAAATCGCGCCCGGCTTCGCCGCACCCGAGACGTGGCGCGCGCGCAGCAGCGCGTTGCACCACCTCTCGACGCTGGCGCCGGCACCGATCCCGCCGTGGTTCGCCGCCACGCTACGTCCCTATCAACAGCTCGGCGTCGCCTGGCTCTGGCATCTCTACCGCCAGCAACTCGGCGGCATCCTCGCCGACGAGATGGGCCTCGGCAAAACGCCGCAAGCGCTCGCGCTCATCGCTGCGAGCCGGAATGCCACTGTGGGAGCGAGCTTGCTCGCGACTGTGGAGGGTCGCGAGCAAGCTCGCTCCCACAGTGTTCGAACCGCCCTGCCCAACCTCGTCGTCGTTCCCGCCTCGTTGATGGAGAACTGGCGCCGCGAAGCCGCGCGCTTCGCCCCGCAGCTCCGCACCTTCGTGCACCACGGCGCGCAACGCCTCGCGGAAAAGGACTTCGCCGCGCTCGACCTCGTCCTCACCTCCTACGGCACGCTCGCACGCGACACGGCGCTGTTCGAGAGCGTCGAGTTCGACCTCGTGCTCGCCGACGAAGCGCAGCACCTGAAGAACCGCCGCACGCAGGCCGCGCAATCGCTCCGCGCCCTGCGCGGCCGAGGCCGCTTCCTGCTCACCGGCACGCCGCTCGAAAACTCGCTCGACGACCTCCGCTCGCTCTTCGAGTTCCTCATGCCCGGCTTCGTGCCGAAACTCCCGCCCGGCCTGAAGCGCGACGAGCGCGCCTTCCACGACGAGCGTCTCCGCGCGCAAACCGCGCCCTACATCCTGCGCCGCACGAAAGCCGCCGTCGCGCCCGAACTGCCGCCGAAGATCGAGCAGATCATCTGGTGCGAGCCGAGCTCCGCGCAAACGCAGCTCTACCGCCGCCTCCAGGAGGACAGCGAGCGTGAGCTCATCGACCTCGCCGCCGCCGGCGCTTCCGAGAATCGCCTGCGCCTCGCCACGCTCACGCAGTTGCTCCGCCTTCGCCAAATCTGCTGCGACCCGCGCCTGCTCCAGCCCGCGATCCCGGCCGACGACTCCGCCAAGCTCGACGCGTTCCGCGAACTGCTCGCCGAGTCCATCGACGAGGGCCATCGCATGCTCGTCTTCTCGCAATTCACCTCGCTGCTCGCCCTGCTGCGCGCCGAGCTCGAGGCGCAAGGCATCGCGCACTGCTACCTCGACGGCTCAATGAGCGCGAAGGCGCGCCAGGCCGAGGTCGACCGTTTCCAGACGAGCGACGACGTCCCTGTTTTCCTCATCTCGCTCAAGGCCGGCGGCACCGGTCTCAACCTCACCGCAGCCGACGTGGTCGTGCACTACGATCCGTGGTGGAATCCCGCCGCCGAGACGCAGGCCACCGACCGCACGCACCGCATCGGCCAGACCAAGGTCGTGACGAGCTACCGCCTGATCTGCGCAGGCACCGTCGAGGAGAAAGTCATGGCGTTGCAGGATGCGAAGCGCGCGCTGCTCGCCGACGTGTTCGAAGCCAGCGACGCAGCGGCCGCCCGCCTCAACCTCGCCGATCTGCGCGATCTGCTGAAATAG
- a CDS encoding OmpW family protein gives MLKSLTTTPRILGSALAALLLTVSAAAAEQTGWNVRVGATYVSMADKSDAFSALGINFAADSVSVQSKLIPEFDVNYVFNANWSAHVVLTIPQKHEVKLAGVGKLGTFQELPPHFMAVYHFNGTEAFKPYVGAGVNFTLIWNTKLSVAGVPLALEHNSIGLSGQVGFDYDLGNGHYLNVDLKRTALRSDVSAGGSRLTTAQLDPWIFSVGYGWKF, from the coding sequence ATGTTGAAATCACTGACAACTACCCCCCGCATCCTCGGCAGCGCCCTCGCGGCGCTCCTTCTTACCGTTTCCGCCGCCGCTGCAGAGCAGACCGGCTGGAATGTGCGCGTCGGCGCCACCTATGTGAGCATGGCCGACAAGTCGGACGCCTTCTCGGCGCTCGGCATCAATTTCGCCGCCGACTCCGTCAGCGTGCAGAGCAAGCTGATCCCCGAGTTCGATGTGAACTATGTGTTCAACGCGAACTGGTCGGCCCATGTGGTTCTCACCATCCCGCAAAAGCACGAAGTGAAGCTGGCCGGCGTCGGCAAGCTCGGCACGTTCCAGGAACTGCCCCCGCACTTCATGGCGGTGTATCACTTCAACGGCACGGAGGCCTTCAAGCCCTACGTGGGCGCCGGCGTGAACTTCACGCTGATCTGGAATACCAAGCTCAGCGTCGCGGGCGTGCCGCTCGCACTCGAGCACAACAGCATCGGCCTCTCCGGGCAGGTCGGCTTCGACTACGATCTCGGCAACGGACATTACCTCAATGTCGATCTCAAGAGGACCGCGCTCCGCAGCGACGTGTCGGCCGGCGGTTCCCGCCTGACGACCGCGCAGCTCGATCCGTGGATCTTCTCGGTCGGTTACGGCTGGAAATTTTGA
- a CDS encoding DsbA family protein — protein sequence MKITYYLEVTSSWCHWVEPTWAELQRRYAGRAEFGWKIALMDAGDFPTSHAQYDWFLERSSAVMQSPVVLKSTYYDLPTPGAYPAASAVAEAARELGVTGDEVRVALSRAAYREGLPVGRLDVAVAVAAAAGGLDATILRARAQTPEIAERLRATTAEFHALGVAQRPAFVLESAIGDRAVFSGIVRLDPFVATFKAMLADTAAYAEFGRRRPGPPA from the coding sequence GTGAAAATCACCTATTATCTGGAAGTGACGTCATCATGGTGCCACTGGGTCGAGCCGACCTGGGCGGAATTGCAGCGGCGCTACGCGGGCCGGGCGGAGTTCGGATGGAAGATCGCGCTGATGGACGCGGGTGATTTTCCCACGAGCCACGCGCAATACGACTGGTTCCTCGAACGCTCCAGCGCCGTCATGCAGTCGCCGGTGGTGTTGAAATCCACTTACTACGATCTTCCGACTCCCGGCGCTTATCCGGCGGCGTCGGCGGTGGCCGAGGCCGCCCGCGAGCTCGGCGTGACGGGCGACGAGGTGCGCGTGGCGCTCTCACGTGCGGCGTATCGCGAGGGGCTGCCCGTCGGCCGGCTGGACGTGGCTGTCGCCGTGGCCGCGGCGGCAGGCGGTCTCGACGCGACGATCCTGCGTGCGCGAGCGCAGACGCCGGAAATCGCGGAGCGCCTGCGGGCGACGACGGCGGAGTTCCACGCGCTCGGCGTGGCGCAACGTCCGGCCTTCGTCCTCGAGAGCGCGATCGGTGATCGCGCGGTTTTCTCCGGTATCGTCCGACTCGATCCGTTCGTGGCGACATTCAAGGCGATGCTCGCCGATACGGCGGCTTATGCGGAGTTCGGCCGGCGGCGGCCGGGACCGCCCGCGTGA
- a CDS encoding cystathionine gamma-synthase family protein, whose amino-acid sequence MSKLTPEESARLHPETLALSLGFDPFLSEGAVKPPVFLTSTFAFKKSEDGKKFFAWMRGEGGAPTGKHQAGLIYSRFNNPNLEIFEDRMAMWEGMRGALSFSSGMAAISTALLATHNPGDEMIVCAPLYGGTETFMRGFLTKFGIKSHFIHAGITAVDEAKALLGPKTRSIFVETPANPNNKLTDLGALREMSGAHRTSDGRSVLIMVDNTVAGPVFCQPAKFGADVVIYSATKYIGGHSDVVGGAVLANDFAILKGIASLRNSLGGMPNPHTAWLLTRSLETLKIRAEAAAANAQKCAEFLAAHPKVRAVNFLGLLKAGDPEYAIYQKQQTGPGSLISIFVRGGEAEAFRFLDALKIIKLAVSLGSTESLAQHPSAMTHSGLTPEAKKASGVSDDLVRISIGIENVDDLIWDLGQALDQM is encoded by the coding sequence ATGTCCAAGCTGACCCCCGAAGAATCCGCCCGTCTGCATCCTGAAACTCTCGCGCTCAGCCTCGGTTTCGATCCGTTCCTGAGCGAAGGCGCGGTGAAGCCGCCGGTGTTCCTCACGTCGACGTTCGCATTCAAGAAGTCCGAGGACGGCAAGAAATTCTTCGCGTGGATGCGCGGCGAGGGCGGCGCGCCGACCGGCAAGCACCAGGCGGGCCTGATCTACTCGCGGTTCAACAATCCCAACCTCGAGATCTTCGAGGATCGCATGGCGATGTGGGAAGGCATGCGCGGCGCGCTGAGTTTCTCGAGCGGCATGGCGGCGATCAGCACCGCGCTGCTCGCGACGCACAATCCGGGTGACGAGATGATCGTGTGCGCACCGCTCTACGGCGGCACGGAGACGTTCATGCGCGGGTTCCTGACGAAGTTCGGCATCAAGTCGCATTTCATCCACGCGGGCATCACCGCCGTGGACGAGGCGAAGGCGCTGCTCGGGCCGAAGACGCGCTCGATCTTCGTCGAGACGCCGGCCAATCCGAACAACAAGCTCACCGATCTCGGCGCGCTGCGCGAGATGAGCGGCGCGCACCGGACGTCGGACGGCCGCAGCGTGCTCATCATGGTCGACAACACCGTCGCCGGTCCGGTGTTTTGCCAGCCGGCGAAGTTCGGCGCGGACGTGGTGATCTACTCGGCGACGAAATACATCGGCGGCCACTCGGATGTCGTGGGCGGCGCGGTGCTGGCGAACGACTTTGCGATCCTCAAGGGCATCGCGAGCCTCCGCAACAGTCTCGGCGGCATGCCGAATCCGCACACGGCGTGGCTGCTCACGCGCTCGCTGGAGACGTTGAAGATCCGCGCCGAGGCGGCCGCCGCCAACGCGCAGAAGTGCGCGGAGTTCCTCGCGGCGCACCCGAAGGTGCGCGCGGTGAACTTCCTCGGCCTGCTCAAGGCGGGCGACCCGGAATATGCGATCTACCAAAAGCAGCAGACCGGCCCGGGCTCGCTGATCTCGATTTTCGTGCGGGGCGGCGAGGCGGAGGCCTTCCGGTTCCTCGATGCGCTGAAGATCATCAAGCTTGCCGTCTCGCTCGGTTCCACCGAGTCGCTGGCGCAGCATCCCTCGGCGATGACGCACTCCGGCCTCACGCCCGAGGCGAAGAAGGCGAGCGGCGTGTCCGACGATTTGGTGCGCATCTCGATCGGCATCGAAAACGTCGACGACCTGATCTGGGACCTCGGCCAGGCGCTCGACCAGATGTGA
- a CDS encoding thioredoxin family protein → MKTKLLSLVLAAALTPLALLAAATKGAEPAVVSHGERIDLAALAVPGKITVVDFTSQYCPPCRGYTEPLHRLHAKRADIAVVKVDINRPGVKGIDWKSPVTAQFQLRSIPHFKVFGPDGKLLAEDMIKFGPDGQPVVRESKARAMVDQWIAALK, encoded by the coding sequence ATGAAAACCAAACTGCTGTCCCTCGTCCTCGCGGCCGCGCTCACTCCCCTCGCCCTGCTTGCCGCCGCCACCAAAGGCGCCGAGCCCGCCGTCGTTTCGCACGGCGAACGCATCGACCTCGCCGCCCTCGCCGTGCCCGGCAAGATCACGGTCGTCGATTTCACCAGCCAGTATTGCCCGCCGTGCCGTGGATACACCGAGCCGCTGCATCGCCTGCACGCGAAGCGCGCCGACATCGCGGTGGTGAAGGTCGACATCAACCGGCCCGGCGTGAAGGGCATCGACTGGAAATCGCCCGTCACCGCGCAGTTCCAGCTGCGCTCCATTCCTCACTTCAAGGTCTTCGGCCCGGACGGGAAGCTGCTGGCGGAGGACATGATCAAGTTCGGCCCGGACGGCCAGCCGGTCGTCCGCGAATCGAAAGCGCGCGCGATGGTCGATCAGTGGATCGCCGCGCTGAAGTAA